The genomic interval GTCGCCCGAGAGGACCCGCACGGTCTCGGCGTCCAGCTCGCCCCAGGCGGTCTTGCCGTCCAGCTCGAAGCGGATGAAGCGCATCATGCCTGCACCATCGCTTCTGGAGCATCCAGGCGCTCGATGAGGTTGCCCGCCTCGTCCCAGCGTCCGGCGAGGATCGAGGGGTCGTGGTAGAAGGTCAGCCACCAGCCCTCGGCCTTGGCGCGTTCGATCCAGTGGGCCTTGGCGGCGATCGAGTCCATGGGGTAGTCGTCGTAGGCCATCACCCACAGGGGGTTGAGGTGGGCGTGGGTGGGCAGGAGGTCTCCCAGGTGGAGGGCGGTCTGCCCCTCGGACTGGATCAGGATGGCCTGGTGGCCCTTGGTGTGGCCGCCCGTGGGGATCACCCTCACCCCCGGCACGATCTCGCGCTCGCCGTCCGCCGGGTCGATGAGCCCGAGTACCTGCATGGGCTCCCAGTTCTCCGGCCAGTAGGCATGAGCCGAGCGGATGTTGGGGGAGAGGGCCTCCTCCCACTCGGCGCGCTGCATGACGTGCTTGGCGTTCGGGAAGGTGGGGCGCAGCGTGCCCGTCTCGTCCCGGTAGGTGCCGCCCGCTGCGTGGTCGTGATGCAGGTGCGAGTAGAGGACGTAATCCACCTTCTCGGGAGAGACTCCCGCCGCTTCGAGGCTCTCGCGCAGGGTGGGGGGCTGCTCGAGCTGGAAGATGTCGTGCTGCTTGGGGGTGAGCTTGGTGCCGTAGCCGGTGTCCACCAGGATAGTGGCGTCGGGGGTCTCGATCAGCAGGGTGTTGAGCGCGAGGCGGATGTAGTTACGCTCGTCGCAGGGGTAGCGCTTGGTCCAGAGGGTCTTTGGGACGACCCCGAACATGGCGCCGCCGTCGAGCTTGTACGCGCCGTCGCTGAGCCACCGGAGCCGAATCTTGCCGAGTTGCATGGCTTCTCCAATCCGAAGAGGGGGCGGGCCCTTCCATTGTAGCGCCAAAACGAAGGCGCCCCTCGCGCGAGGGGCGCCGGTGGCCGAGAGGGGGGGCTACTTCGCCTCGGCCTTCTTGCGATCGTCGCGGATCTTGCCCAGGGCGAGGTCCGCCCCCATCGACAGCAGGCCCGCGCCCAGCGCGATGCCGCCCGCGACGGCCCCGCCCACCCCGGTGGGGGCGAGGAAGAGAGCGGCGGTGCCGGCGCCGGCCGAGAGGGCCGACAGGCCGGCCTTGACGTTGGCGAGCACCTTCTCGGTGCCGGTCGCCTTGGGGTCCTGGTTGGTCTTGACGGCGTCCGCGATGTCGAAGCCCGCGACCACCACGCCCGCCACCGGCGCGACGCGGCCCAGGCCCTTGACCATGGGGGCCACGTAGCGGCCGTGCTCCATGGCGTGGGCCACCGCCACCCCCGCCCGGCTCCGCGCGAGGTAGCCGCCGATCTGGCTCATCCGGCCGCCGCTGCGCATCAGGCGGCCGAGAACCGGGAGTTGCTCGAGCTCGTCGACCTTCGAGGCGATCTTGAGCCCCTCCTTGACCCCGTCGGCGGCTCCCACGGCGTCGGCGACCGTCTTGGCGACGGGGGTGTCGTCGGCTTTCGCCTTGGGCTTCTCGGCGCCTGCGGCTTGGGCGGCGGCAACCGCCGCCTTGAGGCGGTCCTGGTCGCTGGTGGGCCGGGTCGCGACGTTGAGGCGATCGGTCCTGGGCCTGAGGGCGGGCTCGGGCCTGGGGCCTTCATGGGGCGATTCGAGGGTCTGGGTGCGCGGCTTGATGGGGCCGGTGGGACGCCCCGCGCGCTGGGGGGTGCCGTTGCCGTCGATCGTCGCCATGGAGCGGTCCTCAAGTCAAATCAAAGGGGCGGTGCGAATGGATAAGTTATGCCCGTAAGCGAGGGTTCCTCGGCGGGAGGCAACGATCATTTCAAGCGCGCTTAATCGTTTCCAAACAATCCGGTCGCGCGATCGCCAGCAGCTCGGCCGCCCGGCGCGCGATCTCGCCCGCGTCCCGGCGCGCGACGGCCGCGCGGTCGAAGAGGCAGGTGGCCACGCCGGCGGCGACGGCGCCCGCCGAGAGGTAGGCGGCGAGGTTGGTCGCGTCCACGCCGCCGGTCGGCATCAGGGGCAAGAAGGGAAGGGGATCCCGCACCAGCTTGAGGAAGCGAGGCCCGCCCAGCGCCTCGGCGGGAAAGACCTTGACGCAGTCGGCCCCCAGTTGGTGGGCGCCGAGCATCTCGGTGGGGGTCGCCGCCCCCTGGGCCACCCAGGCCCCGGCCTCGCGACACGCCGCCACGATGCCTGCGTCGGTGTGGGGCGAGACCACGAACGAAGCCCCCGCGTCGAGGGCCGCGCGCGCCGTCTCGGCGTCCAGGACGGTGCCCGCTCCCACCAGGCCGCCGCGCGCGGCGACGTTCCGGATGGCCGAGAGGGCGCCGGGGGTGGTCATGGTGATCTCGACGAGCTCCAGGCCGCCCGCCTGGGCCGCCGAGGCGGCCCAGGCGGCTTCCTCGGCGTCATGGGCGCGGATGACCCCGAAGAGCCGGGTTCGTTCGATCGAGGCGAGGAGGCGCTGGCGCACGAGGGCTCCTGATGGTGGCAAGGGTGCCTTGTGATTCTAGCAGAAAGCGAAGAAGCGATGATTTGGCCCTCGCCGGGGTACGAAGGAAGGGAACACCGTCTCGATCCTGTCCCCGGAGGTTTCATGAAGTCCCGGCGCTGGGCGATCGCCACGATGGCCGCCATGCTCACTTGTTCCACCCTCCCCGCTCGCGCGCAGGAAGCCCTGCCCTTGTCGACTCCCTCGGCGCAGCCCGGGGCCGAGGCGCCGGGAAGCGAGCTGCAGGCACTCGAGGTCCGGGTCGATCCTCGCCTCGAGCTCGTCACCACCCTCGTGGCGCTCGGCGCCTGGGGCAAGGAGAACGCCGAGATCGCAGGCTCGGCCCACGCGCTCGATACGCAGCAGGCCTTCGCCCGTCACGCCGCTCACCCGGCGGTTGAGGCGATCAGCGCCTTTCTCCGGGCCGACGCGGGGGGGCTGCGCCCCCTCATGCGCCTGGCGCTGACCCTCGATTCCACCCTCGCCCAGGCGACCCCCGTCCCGGCCGAGCTGGCCCTCTCGCTCGGCGGCAGCGAGGCCGCGCTCACCCTGAGCGCCCACCTGCGCCAGTTCGCGGCCGACAGCGGCTTTCTGGCCTTTTTCGCCGCGCGCCGCCCCACCTACGCCAAGCTGGAGGCGCGCGTCGCCCAGGCCGTCGCCAAGGCCGATCCCAAGGCCCGGGTCGAGGGCTTCTACGGCGTCGCCTATCCCCGCTTCACGCTGGTGATCGCCCCTCTGGCCCCGCGCGACGCCTCGGGCGAGGCGCTCTTGGCCGAGATGACCCCGGACGGGCCGCTCGTCGTCCTGCGCCCCGACGGGGTGACCAAGGACAAGCTCGCCGACTTCAAGGAGGAGGCCCCGGGCTTCGGCCGCGGCCTCGCGCACGCCTTCGGGCACGCCGTCCTGCCCGGCCTCCTCGCCGAGCACGCCGAGGATCTCGCCTTGAGCTCCGCGCTCATGGCGCCCGTGGCCGAGGACATGAAGGCTTCCGGGTGCGCCGGCTGGCCCGAGGCGGTGGCCGAGCACCTGCTGCGCGCGGTGGACGCCCGGTTCCAGCAGGCGGACGGCGAGGTGAAGCCGGCCCAGCTCGCCCTGCGGACCAACGAGCGCACGGGCTTCGCCTACGTGCGCGAGCTGTTCACCCAGCTGGCCAACTACGAGGCCAACCGCGCGGCCTATCCCGGCCTCTCGGCCTTCCTCCCCCGGATCACCGCCAAGCTCGCCTACCTCAAGGACATGGGGGCCGCCGACGACGTGGCCAAGCGCTATCGCTCGTTCCAGGGCCCGATCCCCCGCGCCAACGACCGTCGCTTCTTGCCTGTCACGGTGCTGGTGGCCCCCGGCCCCTCCGACGCCAAGGTGCGCGCGGCCACCCAGGCCTCGCTCCAGGAGACCAAGGCCTTCTTCCGCAAGCGCTTCGGCCAGGAGGTGGCGATCGTCACCCCCGAGCAGGCCGCGACCCTGGACCCCTCGAAGGTCGCGTTCGTGGTCTTCGGGACCCCCTGGTCCAACCCCTTCCTGGCGGCACTGCTCAAGTACATCCCCCTCAAGGTCACCAAGGACACCATCCAGCTCGGCGACAAGCAGTTCGTGGGCAAGAACCTGCGCCTGGTCACGGCCTTCTCGAACCCCTACAATCCCGCCTTGCCCATGCGGATCGTCACCAGCAGCGAGGACGGGGGGATCCCGGGCCTCTTCGCCCTGCCCACGGGGCCCTTCGACTACACCCTCTCCCACGGGGACGCCCTCATGGCCCAGGGGGACTTCGTCTACGATCTCAAGGGGAAGTGGAACCTCCGCTAGCAAGATCTCCGGGGCAAATCCCTAAAATCATCTTAAGTCACGCTTAAGATCGGATTTCGAGGGAGCGACGCATGCGCAAGCGGTTCGGGAAGGCCCTGCTCGCAGGGGCGGTTTTGCTGTCGGGGTGCGGCCTTTCCCCCTTCCAGAGCGCCGGGGCCAAGGACCAGGGAATGCGCGCCCAGGCCCTTTCCGGAACCCCCGGCTGGGCCAAGAACGCCGTCTTCTACCAGATCTTCCCCGAGCGCTTCGCCAACGGCGATCGCGCGAACGACCCCAGGGGCGTCGAGCCCTGGGGCGCCACGCCGACCTTCGACAACTTCATGGGCGGCGACCTGGACGGGGTGACCCAGAAGCTCCCCTACCTCAAGGAGCTGGGCGTCAACGCCCTCTACTTCAACCCGGTCTTTTCCAGCAGCAGCAACCACAAGTACAACACCCGCGACTACATGCACGTGGATCCGGCCTTCGGCGGCGACGCGGCCTTCTTGCGCATGCTCAAGGCCGCCCACGGCCTGGGCATGAAGGTGATGCTGGACGGGGTCTTCAACCACAC from Pantanalinema sp. carries:
- a CDS encoding MBL fold metallo-hydrolase codes for the protein MQLGKIRLRWLSDGAYKLDGGAMFGVVPKTLWTKRYPCDERNYIRLALNTLLIETPDATILVDTGYGTKLTPKQHDIFQLEQPPTLRESLEAAGVSPEKVDYVLYSHLHHDHAAGGTYRDETGTLRPTFPNAKHVMQRAEWEEALSPNIRSAHAYWPENWEPMQVLGLIDPADGEREIVPGVRVIPTGGHTKGHQAILIQSEGQTALHLGDLLPTHAHLNPLWVMAYDDYPMDSIAAKAHWIERAKAEGWWLTFYHDPSILAGRWDEAGNLIERLDAPEAMVQA
- the eda gene encoding bifunctional 4-hydroxy-2-oxoglutarate aldolase/2-dehydro-3-deoxy-phosphogluconate aldolase, with protein sequence MRQRLLASIERTRLFGVIRAHDAEEAAWAASAAQAGGLELVEITMTTPGALSAIRNVAARGGLVGAGTVLDAETARAALDAGASFVVSPHTDAGIVAACREAGAWVAQGAATPTEMLGAHQLGADCVKVFPAEALGGPRFLKLVRDPLPFLPLMPTGGVDATNLAAYLSAGAVAAGVATCLFDRAAVARRDAGEIARRAAELLAIARPDCLETIKRA
- a CDS encoding DUF4932 domain-containing protein, with amino-acid sequence MKSRRWAIATMAAMLTCSTLPARAQEALPLSTPSAQPGAEAPGSELQALEVRVDPRLELVTTLVALGAWGKENAEIAGSAHALDTQQAFARHAAHPAVEAISAFLRADAGGLRPLMRLALTLDSTLAQATPVPAELALSLGGSEAALTLSAHLRQFAADSGFLAFFAARRPTYAKLEARVAQAVAKADPKARVEGFYGVAYPRFTLVIAPLAPRDASGEALLAEMTPDGPLVVLRPDGVTKDKLADFKEEAPGFGRGLAHAFGHAVLPGLLAEHAEDLALSSALMAPVAEDMKASGCAGWPEAVAEHLLRAVDARFQQADGEVKPAQLALRTNERTGFAYVRELFTQLANYEANRAAYPGLSAFLPRITAKLAYLKDMGAADDVAKRYRSFQGPIPRANDRRFLPVTVLVAPGPSDAKVRAATQASLQETKAFFRKRFGQEVAIVTPEQAATLDPSKVAFVVFGTPWSNPFLAALLKYIPLKVTKDTIQLGDKQFVGKNLRLVTAFSNPYNPALPMRIVTSSEDGGIPGLFALPTGPFDYTLSHGDALMAQGDFVYDLKGKWNLR